The following coding sequences lie in one Mycobacterium sp. DL440 genomic window:
- a CDS encoding helicase-related protein encodes MRRELFGPAPGDEPAGKPVDCANLALQFQSKEECEGQFHDRDTAEEILTRSDPLRRYGVGVLYSGGTPDSGSASEPLIIPGVSANEGDIDHPPPEEKVRGGHTYADSDDFDLSDANRRRPSAMAISFKVRVPEGSSLKVLVTGAYYDKVSVTAPEKPPMNWHVRRPFAIEGSVSADALLQDKKRTAPTMTPVVLEPKIPPRIQPSVTAFTRTVPNESDPDLRLVTLAVVNNVLGTGPNSAFFQVAFTATAENGLRIEPYPDIEQADSDIEENSIALLYRYQRTFAIGHGCAAEWDSVVDSGTTSPFVQRVAAESLPAYEVVSLTPDVYDDRNGARTPVSVSMEELAAGSDTGREQIETVLSLYRQWIVDRRSSVTDLPERYHAAATRHMDLCDTALDRMEEGWQLVGSNPLATRAFRLANQAMLYQQLRSRLPLRALIFGKDKVYRPEGAHPDPQPDERSGRWRAFQIAFVLASLPELIDPSHHRRTLVDLIFFPTGGGKTEAYLGASAISLLARRLRDKADAGTDTLMRYTLRLLTAQQFIRASSLICVLEDMRSKLENELGTAPFGIGVWLGGESTPNRWTAADKSLKTLQRDYYAPNQFLLLKCPWCGTKMGPVRKAKGQDTPGYVRSGNKIVFRCIDDLCRYGGGKKSLPVHVVDEDIYDTRPSIVIGTVDKFATMAWQPDAGSLFGLNSHGERVFSPPGLIIQDELHLISGPLGSMVGLYEPVIDDLTTDRRDGVTLPAKIIASTATARRYEDQIMGLFGRNEVALFPPHGLEEGHSFFAEPATLPDGTRAPGRRYVGVMSSSLGSTQTVQVRVACATLQAAQTIPDPADRDGYWTNLNFLNSLRELGNTVSLLASDIPDYLVGVQRRDGITPRWPSNTMELTSRRRSDEIPKAIEELEVTLPSADCIDICLASNIIEVGVDIDRLGLMTIVGQPKTTAQYIQVSGRVGRNPKAPGLVLTIYGANKPRDRSHYERFRTYHQRLYAQVEPTSVTSFAEPVLKRALHAAAISRMRQVSPNLTPDPFPQKAFDEAIALLRMRAELVDPEELPIFDHWVKQRSREWRTGERTAWAATKYFNGDPLNGLMRPAGELADPNNKTVTWDTPMSMRSVDAECQVRVTYAYIDDNREAVPNDD; translated from the coding sequence GTGCGTCGTGAGCTGTTTGGCCCAGCTCCAGGAGATGAGCCGGCCGGCAAGCCCGTTGATTGCGCCAACCTTGCCCTTCAATTTCAATCGAAGGAAGAATGTGAGGGGCAGTTCCATGATCGTGACACGGCGGAGGAGATACTCACCCGCTCCGATCCATTGCGCAGGTACGGCGTTGGCGTTCTCTATAGCGGCGGAACCCCTGATTCTGGGTCAGCAAGTGAGCCTCTCATCATCCCCGGGGTCTCGGCTAACGAGGGCGATATCGACCACCCCCCGCCAGAGGAGAAGGTCCGTGGCGGACACACGTATGCCGATTCCGACGACTTCGACCTATCTGATGCGAACCGGCGTCGTCCGTCCGCCATGGCGATCTCGTTCAAAGTCCGAGTGCCCGAAGGCAGCTCGTTGAAGGTACTTGTGACCGGCGCTTACTACGACAAAGTTTCAGTAACTGCGCCCGAAAAGCCTCCAATGAACTGGCATGTGCGACGCCCATTTGCAATCGAGGGGTCGGTCTCGGCAGATGCGCTGCTTCAGGATAAGAAGCGGACGGCCCCGACTATGACTCCCGTGGTTCTAGAACCGAAGATTCCGCCGCGGATTCAGCCGTCGGTGACAGCCTTTACCCGTACCGTCCCAAATGAATCGGACCCCGATCTGCGGCTCGTGACACTTGCGGTCGTTAACAACGTCCTGGGCACCGGGCCCAATTCTGCATTCTTCCAGGTGGCGTTCACAGCTACGGCGGAAAATGGCCTGCGGATCGAGCCCTATCCGGATATCGAGCAGGCCGATAGCGATATCGAAGAAAATTCCATTGCACTCCTCTACCGGTATCAGCGTACATTCGCGATCGGGCATGGCTGTGCAGCTGAGTGGGATTCCGTTGTCGACTCCGGCACCACTTCGCCGTTTGTTCAACGCGTCGCAGCAGAATCATTGCCTGCTTATGAGGTTGTCAGTCTGACCCCGGATGTCTATGACGATCGAAACGGCGCGCGCACGCCAGTCAGCGTCAGCATGGAAGAGCTCGCGGCGGGATCAGATACCGGACGGGAGCAGATCGAGACAGTGCTGTCGCTCTACCGGCAGTGGATCGTCGATCGTCGATCGTCGGTCACGGACCTTCCTGAGCGGTATCACGCCGCCGCAACGCGACATATGGATCTTTGCGATACAGCGCTCGATCGAATGGAAGAAGGCTGGCAGCTCGTAGGCTCCAACCCACTTGCAACTCGCGCATTCCGGCTAGCTAATCAGGCGATGCTCTACCAACAACTCAGATCGCGGTTGCCGCTCAGGGCCCTTATCTTCGGTAAGGACAAGGTGTACCGTCCGGAAGGCGCGCATCCCGACCCCCAGCCCGATGAAAGATCAGGACGCTGGCGCGCGTTTCAGATCGCTTTCGTCCTGGCGAGTCTGCCGGAGTTGATCGACCCAAGTCATCACCGTCGCACCCTCGTCGATCTGATTTTCTTCCCTACGGGCGGCGGAAAAACCGAGGCATATCTTGGTGCTTCGGCAATCTCGCTGCTCGCCAGGCGATTACGCGATAAGGCCGACGCGGGCACGGACACACTCATGCGGTACACCCTCCGCCTACTGACAGCGCAGCAGTTCATTCGCGCATCCTCACTGATTTGTGTCTTGGAGGATATGCGATCCAAACTTGAAAATGAGCTTGGGACAGCGCCTTTCGGGATCGGTGTATGGCTAGGCGGTGAGTCGACACCAAATAGATGGACTGCCGCCGACAAAAGTCTCAAGACGCTACAGCGCGACTACTACGCGCCAAACCAGTTCCTCCTCCTCAAATGCCCGTGGTGTGGCACCAAGATGGGGCCAGTCCGAAAGGCGAAAGGGCAAGACACTCCCGGTTACGTCAGGAGTGGGAACAAGATTGTCTTTCGCTGTATCGACGATCTCTGCCGATACGGTGGGGGCAAGAAGAGCCTGCCTGTGCACGTCGTCGACGAAGATATCTACGATACCCGGCCATCGATAGTGATTGGTACCGTCGATAAGTTCGCAACAATGGCGTGGCAGCCAGACGCTGGATCGCTCTTTGGTCTGAATAGCCATGGCGAAAGGGTTTTTTCCCCTCCTGGTTTGATTATCCAGGATGAGCTACACCTGATCTCGGGACCACTCGGCTCGATGGTAGGGCTGTACGAACCCGTCATCGACGATCTCACAACGGACCGGCGCGACGGAGTGACGCTGCCCGCAAAGATCATCGCGTCGACCGCTACGGCGCGACGATACGAAGACCAGATCATGGGATTGTTCGGCCGCAACGAAGTCGCATTGTTTCCGCCCCATGGACTGGAAGAGGGCCACTCATTCTTCGCCGAACCAGCAACACTGCCAGATGGCACACGTGCCCCAGGGCGCCGTTACGTCGGCGTAATGAGCTCATCACTGGGCTCCACGCAAACCGTCCAGGTTCGAGTTGCATGCGCCACTTTGCAAGCTGCGCAGACGATTCCAGATCCCGCGGATCGAGACGGTTACTGGACCAACCTCAACTTCCTGAATAGCCTGCGCGAGCTTGGTAATACGGTTTCGCTGCTGGCTTCAGATATTCCAGACTATTTAGTCGGAGTGCAGCGACGTGATGGGATCACACCACGCTGGCCCAGCAACACGATGGAGCTCACGTCTCGCCGGAGGAGTGATGAGATTCCGAAAGCGATTGAAGAGCTTGAGGTCACTCTCCCCAGTGCCGACTGCATTGATATCTGCCTTGCATCCAACATCATTGAGGTCGGCGTGGACATCGACCGCTTGGGGTTGATGACAATCGTCGGTCAACCCAAGACGACTGCGCAGTACATTCAAGTCAGTGGTCGCGTCGGACGCAACCCCAAGGCGCCTGGGCTTGTGCTAACCATCTACGGTGCCAACAAGCCCCGCGACCGAAGCCACTATGAACGCTTCCGCACATACCATCAACGCCTCTACGCTCAAGTCGAACCGACGTCGGTGACCTCGTTCGCTGAGCCGGTGCTTAAGCGAGCGCTACATGCAGCGGCAATCTCGCGGATGCGCCAGGTATCGCCGAACTTAACGCCAGACCCTTTCCCGCAGAAAGCCTTCGACGAAGCGATAGCCTTACTGAGGATGCGAGCCGAACTCGTTGATCCAGAGGAACTTCCGATATTCGATCACTGGGTTAAACAACGCTCAAGAGAGTGGCGAACTGGCGAGCGGACTGCTTGGGCCGCAACCAAGTACTTCAACGGTGACCCTCTTAACGGGCTCATGCGCCCAGCAGGCGAGCTAGCCGATCCCAACAACAAGACGGTGACCTGGGATACGCCGATGAGTATGCGCAGTGTGGACGCCGAATGCCAAGTGCGGGTTACGTACGCGTACATCGATGACAATCGAGAGGCGGTGCCTAACGATGACTAG
- the drmB gene encoding DUF1998 domain-containing protein has translation MSVLVDGTSVITAGLDHWFPRDNQDLVLQDFVVHDWRLESRLKVKEFRLPPDYRPGFGDDRRNTKLSVPALRFPRYAFCMYCKRLKTVPLSFQDAVRCEDPAHIGGKGKGPKMSQVPFVAICEAGHLDDFPFREWVHRTATPNCSGTLRLVSTGAGGLEGQVVRCGYDAKNQRDERQGCGATRTLMGVTMAGRRDKDGNESTVLTQELDKSAPYFCTGARPWLHELSGTCDQPVRGALRAAGNVYFPRVESSIFLPQKIGAVSGAMRTLLERPDVSPVLDAVHAFVGADATAAQIRMQLPGELFDSHSDAELVDAYRDRYGIGEVNATEGDEDSEDLDIWRYPEFKMIRETPDDDALRASDPGVPPDLRSHVERVRSVTVLQETRAMRGFTRGRDSDLKVPVGKALLRRHPLEPDRDWLPAYVVRGEGIYLELDADNLIRWESRGDVQQRVDQIGAQYGKVISDRGGRPRDISPRMVMLHTLAHLLINELVFTCGYSSASLRERLYVSRDAPRTMAGLLIYTAAGDSEGTMGGLVRMARRDHLRPIFTAALNDARWCSTDPVCMDAGQRGQGPDSCNLAACHGCSLLPETSCEEFNRFLDRGLVIGTFDDPTLGYFSDFS, from the coding sequence ATGAGTGTCCTCGTCGACGGAACGTCCGTAATCACAGCCGGCCTTGACCATTGGTTTCCCCGCGACAACCAGGACCTCGTCCTTCAGGATTTCGTAGTCCACGACTGGCGGCTCGAATCGCGCCTGAAGGTCAAGGAATTCCGGTTGCCGCCCGACTACAGGCCTGGCTTTGGCGACGATCGACGCAATACTAAACTCTCGGTACCTGCCTTGCGCTTTCCCCGCTACGCATTCTGCATGTACTGCAAGAGACTGAAGACAGTACCGCTTAGTTTCCAAGATGCGGTGCGATGCGAAGACCCAGCCCATATCGGCGGTAAGGGCAAGGGGCCGAAGATGTCCCAGGTGCCGTTTGTCGCAATTTGCGAGGCTGGACACCTTGATGACTTTCCGTTTCGGGAGTGGGTGCATCGCACTGCAACTCCCAATTGCAGCGGTACGTTGCGGTTGGTGTCAACTGGGGCTGGAGGCCTGGAGGGCCAAGTAGTCCGTTGTGGCTACGATGCCAAGAACCAAAGGGACGAGCGGCAAGGCTGTGGCGCGACTCGCACGCTGATGGGAGTCACGATGGCTGGCCGCCGGGACAAAGATGGTAATGAGTCCACAGTTCTCACTCAGGAGCTCGATAAGAGTGCGCCGTATTTTTGCACCGGTGCACGCCCCTGGTTGCATGAATTGAGCGGGACCTGCGACCAGCCGGTACGAGGTGCGCTCCGTGCGGCAGGGAACGTCTACTTCCCGCGGGTGGAATCGTCAATCTTCCTGCCTCAGAAGATCGGTGCGGTTAGCGGTGCGATGCGGACGCTTCTTGAGCGCCCGGATGTGAGTCCCGTACTTGACGCCGTACATGCCTTCGTTGGTGCTGACGCCACAGCAGCGCAGATTCGTATGCAGTTGCCTGGCGAACTGTTCGACTCTCATTCCGACGCCGAACTGGTTGACGCCTATAGAGACCGGTACGGGATCGGGGAAGTGAACGCGACTGAAGGCGATGAAGACTCGGAAGATCTCGATATCTGGAGGTATCCCGAGTTCAAGATGATCCGCGAGACGCCTGACGACGACGCTCTTCGCGCGTCAGACCCGGGCGTTCCCCCGGACCTTCGTTCGCACGTCGAGCGTGTCCGCAGTGTGACGGTCCTGCAAGAAACTCGTGCCATGCGCGGGTTCACGCGCGGTCGCGACAGCGATCTCAAGGTTCCGGTCGGAAAGGCGCTCCTGCGTCGCCACCCCCTCGAACCGGATAGGGACTGGCTGCCGGCGTACGTAGTCAGGGGTGAAGGCATCTATCTCGAGCTGGACGCAGACAACCTCATTCGTTGGGAGTCCCGAGGGGATGTTCAGCAACGGGTTGATCAAATCGGAGCTCAATACGGGAAGGTGATATCTGACCGTGGAGGGCGACCCCGCGACATCAGCCCGCGCATGGTTATGCTGCATACGCTGGCTCACCTGCTAATTAACGAACTTGTCTTCACATGCGGCTACAGCTCGGCGTCACTTCGTGAACGCCTATATGTATCGCGCGACGCCCCACGCACGATGGCGGGGCTGCTGATCTACACGGCTGCTGGCGATTCTGAAGGCACAATGGGCGGGCTCGTTCGAATGGCTCGGAGAGATCATCTTCGGCCGATTTTCACTGCAGCGCTCAACGACGCACGTTGGTGTTCGACCGACCCAGTCTGTATGGACGCAGGCCAAAGGGGCCAGGGACCGGATTCATGCAACCTCGCCGCGTGCCATGGATGCTCACTGTTGCCCGAAACCAGTTGCGAGGAATTCAACCGGTTTCTGGATCGCGGGCTGGTTATTGGAACGTTTGATGATCCGACGCTCGGATACTTCTCGGACTTCAGCTAG
- a CDS encoding DUF4357 domain-containing protein, protein MLAGSKGRSALRPSARAGLAAHRDVLLQEGIIKIGGEEIVFLKDHLLSSPSAAGSVLVGGDTNGRANWRDGQGRSINDLEQMALSAAEETHLNESSQ, encoded by the coding sequence GTGCTTGCCGGTTCTAAAGGTCGCTCTGCGCTCCGTCCGTCGGCTCGGGCCGGCCTCGCGGCGCATCGAGACGTCCTGCTACAGGAGGGCATTATCAAGATTGGGGGCGAGGAAATCGTTTTCCTGAAAGACCATCTGTTGTCCAGCCCGTCAGCCGCAGGTTCTGTGCTGGTTGGTGGCGATACCAACGGACGCGCCAACTGGCGTGATGGCCAGGGTCGATCCATAAACGATCTCGAACAAATGGCCCTGTCGGCGGCGGAAGAGACACACCTCAACGAATCTTCACAGTAG